The Gemmatimonadaceae bacterium genome contains the following window.
CCGCTGGGCGGCGTGCTGATCGACCGCAGTCCGCTCTCGGTGTACAGCGTGGGTGCCGGACTACTGGTGGTTGCGGCGCTCGCATCTGCGATGGTGCCCGAGCACGCGACGCCGGCGCGCGATTCGCACGCGCGCTATGCCTGGGATCGCAAGTCGCTGGCAAGCTGGATGCCGCTGGCGTATGGCTTCGCGGACCGATTCCTGATCGGCGTGTTCGTCTCGAGCTTCACGCTATTCCTGAGCGAGGTGCACGGCGTGGACGCGGCCGCGCGCGGGATGTTGATGTCGCTCTTCCTGCTGCCCTTCGCCCTGCTCTGCTGGCCCGCGGGCCGCTACGCCGACCGGGTGGGCTGGTACGGGCCGTTGATCTTCGCCAACATCACGTTCGGAATCGTCTACGCCAGCTACGGTGTGCTGGAGTTCTCGTGGTTGCCTGCGGTGATGATTGTGTCGGGCGCACTGAGCGCGATGATGTTCGCGCCGAGCCTGGCGTTGGTCGGAGACTTGGCGCATCGCGGCGCCGGCGAGGGATTGTTCGGCAGCTTCCAGTTGGCGGGCTCGTTCGGCTTCCTGCTCGGGCCCTTGGTCGGCGGCACGTTGGTGGAGGTGCTGCGTGATGCCAGCGGCACGCCGCGTTGGGCCGCGATCTTCGCCGTGGTCGGGGTGTCGCTGTCGCTGCTGGGCATCGTGAGTGCGCGAATCCTCCGGCCCGTTGCGATGCAGATCAACGCAGACGACGGCCCGCCCATCGGCCCGCGCCGGGGCGGACGCGTGAACGTGCCAATCATCTCGCCGAACGTCGCGTCGCGCGGCAATGCACTGACGCGTTGGGGCGCCACGACGTTGATGCGGCTGTCGGGATGGCGTTTCGTCGGCGAGGGGTTTCCCGACCTGCGCAAGTTCGAGATCATCGTCGCGCCGCACACGTCCAACTGGGACTTCGTCGTCGGCATCATGGCCAAGTACGCGATTGGCCTGCGCGGCACCTTCCTCGGCAAGGACACGTTGTTCCGGTTCCCGATGGGCCTGTTGATGCGATGGCTGGGTGGCTTTCCGGTCGACCGGGCGAGCAAGAACGACGTGGTGACGCAGACCGCCGAGCTGGTCGAGCGGCTCGACCGCGTGATCATCGCGCTGAGCCCGGAGGGCACGCGCAAGCGCATCGACCGCTGGCGCAGCGGATTCTGGTGGATCGCCCAGAAGGCGCAGATGCCGATTGTGCCGGTGGCGTTCGACTTCTCGACGCGCACAATCCGAATCTTCGCGCCATTCTACACGACGGGTGACGTCGAGGCGGACATCACGGCGCTTCGGCAGCTGTACCGCGCGGAGATGGCGTACGACCCTGGGAAGTACGCGGCGTAGCGCCTTCGCCGCGGGGCGCGCACTGCCGGGGCGCGCGCTGCCGGCGTGCACGCTCCCCCAGGGTCCGCGCGCTGGCGCCGCTTCCCGCACGCGACGAAGTTTCGCGCCATGACAACCCGTCGCTCCTTCATCTCCGCGTTCGGGGCCGCCGCTGCCGGCCTCACCCTGCCGCCGTCGCTGCTCGCCAGCTGCCGGCCTCGCTCTGACGCGCAGACGGGCGAAGCGTCCACCGCCCTCGGCGGCATTGGCGTGCAGCTCTACCTGCTGCGCGGGGCGATGCAACGCGACGTCGAGGGCACGCTGGCGCGCATCGCCGAACTCGGGTTCCGCGAGGTCGAGTGGTGGGGCAGCTACGGGCGCTCGGCGGAAGAGCTCAAGGGATTGCTCGACAAGAACGGCCTGACCTCACCCGCCGTGCACGTGGATTCGCGGGAGCTGGCGCCGGACCGCCTCGAGACCACCTTGGCGCGCGCCGAGGCGATGGGCCAGCGCTGGGTCATCGTGCCGTCGACGAATCCGCCGCAGCGCAACACGGAGGGCTACACGGCGCTCGCGCAGTTGCTCTCGGCCGCCGGTCGTGCCGGCGCCTCGCGCGGCATCCGCGCGGGCTTCCACAACCACGACTACGACTTCGCCGCCCGCGACGGCGGCACGCTCTGGAGCGTGCTGGCTCGCGAGAGCGATCCGTCAGTGGTTGATCTTGAGCTCGACTGCTATTGGGCCTTCAAGTCCGGACACGACCCGTTGACGGTGCTGCGCGCCCACGGCAGTCGCATCGCGCACCTGCACATCAAGGACTCGATGGGTCCCCCCGCGCACACGATGGTCGACGCCGGCGCCGGCGTGCTCGACTGGAAGGCCATCATCGACGAGGGGACGGCCCGCGGCGTGCGGCACGTCTACGTCGAACACGACAGTCCCGCCGACGCCTGGGACTCGGCGTCGGCGGGACTGGGGCACCTGAAGGCGCTGGGCTACTGATCGCTACTTCTTGGCGATCGGCACGGTGCGCGCTTCCGGGCGCGCCACCTTGGCCTTCGGCACACGGATGGTCAGCACGCCGTTCGTGAACTCGGCGGCCACCTTCGTGTCCTCGACCTCCAGCGGGAAACGGAAGATCCGCTCGAAGCGGCCGTACTCGCGCTCCCAGAGGTGCACGCTGCGGTCCTTCTCCTCGCTCTTCCGCTCCTCGTCCTTCGTGCCCTTCAACGTCAGTACGCCTTCCACGACGTTGACCTCGATGTTCTCGGGCGAGATGCCCGGGAGCTCGGCCGTGATGACGTACTCCTTCTCGTTCTCGATGGCTTCCACCGCCGGCGACCAGATCATCGTCTCCAGACGACGCTCGAGGTTCATCGGCAGGGCGAAGTCCATCGCAAACGGTTCCTCGAAGAACCGGCGCAGCCGGTTCCGCATCGTCGACAGCTCGCGGGCTGGCGATGCCGGGGCGTTCTTCATCAGCGATGTCATGGCGTTCCCCTCCATTGGGTGGCAGGGGCAGGATGCCACGTGCGGCGCCGCGGCGCAGTCGGGCGCGGCCGTGAAACGCTGTGCGGAATTGGATGAACCGCGGCCTTACGGCGAGTTGCCGTAGGGGATTGCCCTCAGGTGCCGTGTCGCATCGAGTGCACACCGAGCACGGCCACGCAGAGCACGACGACGCCAGTCAGCTGATGCAGCACACCCAACGTCACGGGCACGGCCCAGAGCAGCGTGACGATGCCGAGCGTCACTTGGGTGAACACGGCCGCCACGAGCCAAGTGATGGTGCGTCGCTGCGTCGCGCCGAGGTCCACCGAGTGCGAGCGCCACGCGTACGCGAGCGCGAGCAGCGCGGTGGCAATCGCCAGCACGCGATGGTGGAACTGCGCGGCGATGGGATTCTCGAACGCATTGCGCCACACCCCAACCATCGACGCGTAGCCCTCCGGCACCACCTGCCCGCCCATCAGCGGGAACTCGTTGAAGATGCGGCCGGCGCGGAGCCCGGCAACAAACGCACCCGACACGACCGTGATGCCCACCAGCACCGCGATGCCCAGCGACGCACGTTGCATCATCCGCGAAGACAGCCACTGACCAGGCCGCGGCTTCAGATCCGCCCAGGACCACAGCGCCACCACGAGAATCGCCAGCGCCAGCGAGAGATGGGCGGCCAGCCGATATGCACTCACTTCCGTCCGCTCCGTGAGACCGCTCTGCACCATGTACCAGCCCAGCACGCCCTGACCCAGCGTCAGCAAGGGCAGCCACGCGAGCCGAAGGCGCAGCGGCGGCGGGAGCTGTCCCCGCACCAGGAACCACAGGAAGGGAATCGCGAAGACCAAGCCGACGCCGCGCGCCACCAAGCGGTGGAACCACTCCCACCAGTAGATCCACTTGAACGCCGACATCGTGATGCCCGCGTGCGTGGTCTCCGCCTGCGGAATCTGTCGGAACTTCTCCAATGCCTCCGCCCAGCCCTGTTCGGAGAGCGGCGGCAACACGCCCGACACCGGCTTCCACTCGGTGATGCTCAGCCCGCTCTCCGTGAGCCGCGTGATCCCGCCAACTCCCACGGCGAGGAACACGGAGACGATGCAGGCCAACAACCATCGCCGCAGCCCACGCTCGTTGGGATAGAGAGGAACGAGGTTGGACTGCTCGGCCATGAATTCGGCGGGGGGCGGCGTGGTCATTGTCGATGGGGATTCTGCTCTGGACGGTAGTCAGGACGCGATTCCGACGCTATCTCTAGGCGCGTTCTGCTTCGCACACTGCGACGCGTTCTCCGCAGCACCCACTGACTGGACGAGACTATGACCGCCCCCGAACGACTTGGCGTTGGCTTCGTTGGCTCCGGCTTCAACACCCGCTTCCACATCCAGGGCTGGCGCGGCGTACGCGACGGCGATGTGCTCGGCGTGTGGAGCCCCAACGCCAAGAACGCCGGCGCGGCCGCCAAGCTCGCGCGCAATCTCGATGTCGGCGCCGCCAAGGCGTACAAGAGCATCACGGCGATGGTCGCCGATCCGAAGATCCACGCCATCTGGCTCAACGGTCCCAACCAGGCCCGCATCGAGAACGTCGAGGAGATCGTCCACGCCATCAAGACGGGCAAGGGTGAGCTCCGCGGGCTCGCCTGCGAGAAGCCACTCGCGCGCAATGTGGCCGAGGCCGAGGAGGTCGCGCGCCTGGTGAAGAGCGTGGGCCTCAAGACCGGCTACCTCGAGAACCAACTCTTCGCGCCGCACGTCGAGGCGGGCAAGCAACTGCTCTGGGCTCGCGGCGCGGCGACGACTGGCCGTCCGTATCTGGCGCGAGCAGCCGAGGAGCACAGCGGCCCGCACGCACCCTGGTTCTGGCAGGGCACCCTGCAGGGCGGCGGCGTGCTCAACGACATGATGTGCCACTCGGCGCTTGTCGTGCGCTACCTGCTCACCGAGCCGGGCCAGCCGCTGTCCACCGTGAAGCCCTCGCGCATCACGGGCCACATCGCCTCGCTCAAGTGGTCGCGGCCGCACTACGCCAAGCAGCTCAAGCGCACGATGAGCAACGCGCTCGACTACACGAAGCGGCCCAGCGAGGACTTCGCCAGCGTGATGATCGAGTTCAAGACCAAGGACGGCCACAAGGTCATCGGCGAGGCGACGACCAGCTGGAGCTTCGTCGGCGCCGGCCTGCGGCTGAGCGCCGAACTCTTGGGCCCCGAGTACTCGATGAAGTGGAACTCGCTGGACAGCGGCCTGCAGCTGTTCTTCTCCCGCGAGGTCACGGGCAAGGCCGGCGAGGACCTGGTGGAGAAGCAGAACGCCGAGCAGGGCGTGATGCCCGTGGTGCCCGAGGAGTACGCGGCCTACGGCTACACCGGCGAGGACCGCCACTTCGTCAGCGTGTTCCTCGGCAAGGAGAAGGCCAAGCTCGACTTCGACGACGGCGTGGAGGTCGTGAAGATGCTGATGACGGCGTATCGCTCGGCGGAGGAAGGGCGCACGCTGGCGTATCCAAACCGCGGGATTGACCGCTTTGTGCCGAAGGTGGCTAAGGGGACTTGGCGGCCATAGCCGCCGCGATCTCCGCAATCACCGACGCATCTCCGCCGCGGGCGTGCACCTCGCTCGCGCCCGTACGGGCGACGATCTCCCGCACGTTCGACGCCCGCACGCTGCCCCCCGGCATCACGACCAGCCGGTTCCCGGCCGTAGCCACGAGGCGCGCCAAGGTCTCGCAGCCCTCAAGCGCCGTCGCCGCGTGCCCAGCCGTGAGAATCACGTCCACACCAAGCGCGAGACACTGCTCCAACGCCTCATCCGGATCCGGCGCCGCATCGAACGCCCGATGCACCCCGACGCGCAGCGGCCGCGCAAGAGATACGAGCTCCCCCATCCGCGCCGCATCCAGCCGTCCATCACCCAACGAGATCCCAAACACGACGCCGTGAGCCCCAGCCGCCACCACGGCACGCACCTCCTCCCGCATCCGCGCAAATTCGGCATCCGAGTACCGAAAGTCCCCTTCCCGCGGCCGCACCATCGCGTGCACAGGCACAGAGCAAGCGCGGAGCGTCGCGTCAATCAACGCAGGCGTGGCCGTGAGCCCTCCGTCCCCGGGCGCACAGAGCTCAATCCGCCCCGCCCCCGCCCGCTCCGCCGCCAGCGCCTCGGCAGCGGATGACACGTATGCCTCAATCAACAAGAGCTGTTCCCCCAAAGAGAAGACACAGAGAGCAAGCCGCGCATCAGCATCGCAGCAAGACCCTCTGTGTCTCTGTGCCTCTGTGGCAAAGCAGTTGCGGTTAGAGACTCCACCCCGCCCGATAAGCCGGCATCACAAACTCAGAAGGCGGCGTGACATTGGTAATCGCGCCGGTGTTCGGATTGAGCTCCAACACCTCCCCCATCCGCGACGCCAAGCACCCAAGCAGGATCATCTCCGTCATCGGCGCCGCATACGAGGCAAAGTCCGACCCCGCACGCCCGTTCGTCTTGCACGCCGAGATCCACTCCTGATAAACACCAGCAGTCCGCTCATACTTCTGCGGCAACGGCGTGGCACGCACTTCCGCATCCAACTTGGCGTCAAGCAGGCGCGGATTCTGCCCATAGGTGCTCGCCAGCATCATGCCCTTGGAGCCAACCCAGAGCTGCCCGCCTTCCGTGTCATGCGGCCAGGGATCATTCCCCCACCCAGCAGGCTTCGGCGGATACAGACTGCCATCGCGCCAGGTCAGCGTCACCGCGCGACGATTCCCAATCGCCGGGAACTCATACGTGATCCGCTCCACCGCCGGCGCCGTCTCCGTATACGGTGTCGTCACCTCGGGCGAGATGCGCGCCGGATACTTGAGCCCCAGCACCCAGTACGCCGCGTCCATGATGTGACAGGCCATGTCGCCCATCGCGCCCGTGCCGAAGTCCCACCAGCCGCGCCAGTTGAACGGCGCATAGCGCGGGTGGTACGGCCGCTCGGCGGCGGGTCCGAGCCAGAGGTCCCAATCCATCGTCGGCGGGATGTTGTGCATCTCCGTCGGACGATTGAGCGCCTGTGGCCAAATCGGACGGTTCGTCCAGAACTCGACGCGCTCCACTTCGCCGATCAACCCGGCCTCGACCCACTCGCGCATGAGGCGGATGCCCTCGCCGGCGTGGCCCTGGTTGCCCATCTGCGTCGTCTGCCGCGGCCGCCGTCCCGCCTCGGCCTGCAGCGCGCGGGCCTCGCCGATCGTGCGGGCCAACGGCTTCTGGCAGTACACGTGCTTGCCCATCTTCAGCGCCATCATCGCCGCCACCGCGTGCGTGTGGTCCGGCGTCGAGACCGTGACCGCGTCGATGTTGTTGCGCTCCTTCTCCAGCATCTCGCGGAAGTCCTTGTAGCGCTTCACGTCGGGGAACTGCCGGAACGTGCGCTCGGCCTGGCGCCAATCGACGTCCGCGAAGGCCACCAACTGCTCGCCACTCACACCGCGCACATCGCTGTTGCCCATGCCACCCACGCCGATGCAGGCGATGCGCAGCTTCTGCGTCGGCTGGTTCACGGTGTCGGCCAATGCGTGCAGCGGCCGCGGGATGCTGGCGGCGGCGCCAGCCGCAGCCATCGTACCGACGAACGAGCGGCGATCAAAGTTGGGCTTACGTGACATCAGGGTCTCAGGCCTCCGCAGATGACGGACCGTTCTTGGTCCGGAAGAGCACGAGGAACAGCACGAATACGGCAAGCGCGCCGTAGGCGGGGATTGGCCAGATCTTCGACCAATCGTGCAACGTGACGCCGCTGGCGTCATCGATGGTGGCGTAGCGATTCACCACCCAGCCCGACGCGAACGCGCCGACGAAGTAGCCCAGCCCGTTGGTGACGAAGTTGATGAAGCCCTGCGCCGCCGCGCGGATGGACGCACCCGCGCGCTGGTCCGTGTAGATCTGGCCGGCCACGAAGAAGAAGTCGTAGCAGACGCCGTGCAGCACGATGCCTGCGTAGATCATCCACATGCCGGGACCGGCATCTCCGCCGGCGAAGGCGAAATAGCGCGCGGCCCAAGCCGCCATTCCGACAAGCAGCACGTTCTTGATGCCGAAGCGCATCAGGAAGGCCGGCAGCAGCACCAGGAACACCATCTCGCTCATCTGTCCGAAGGTCTGGATGAACGCCGGCTCCGGCGCGCCGATCTCGTTGAGGTAGAGGTTCGTGAACGTGTAGTAGAACTGCAGCGGGATGCAGAGCAGGAAGCTGCCCAGCGTGAAGATCAGGAAGTCCTTGTGGCGCAGCAGCCCGAGTGCGTCGAGGCCAAAGGCGTCACGTACGCTGAAGGGCCGGCCCGCGGCCCGCGGCGGCGTCGCCGGAAGCGCGAACGAGAAGAGGCCGAGCACAATCCCGGCACCGGCTGCCAGCTGCATCGGCAGGGCCAGCGCGTCAGCCTTCAACACCTTGCCCACCAGGATGCCCGCCACGATCCAGCCGAAGGTCCCCAGGACGCGGATCAGCGGGAACTCCTTCGCCGGATCCTTGATGTGGTGGAAGCTGATTGCATTCGACAGCGACAGCGTCGGCATGTAACAAAGCGCGTAAACAATCAGCAGCGGATAGAACGTGCCGAACGCATCCTGGCCGCTCACGATCCACATCACCACGCCGCCCGCGATGTGCAGGACGGCGAGCAGCTTCTCGGTGGCGAAGAATCGATCCGCCACCATGCCGATGAAGAACGGCGAGATCAGCGCGGCGATGGCCGTGGCGCCGTAGGCGGCGCCGATCTGCGGATCGGAGAAGCGCAGCGTCTGGCCGAGGTAGGTGCCCATGGTGACGAACCAGACGCCCCAGACGAAGTACTGCAGGAACATCAGGACCGCGAGGCGAGTCTTGATCACCTTGAAAGCTCCCGGATGCGCATGCCGCGGAAGGCCACCTCGCCGGGATGTTCCTGCAGGGCGATGTGCCCGTAGGTCCCCCAGCCGTACGCGGGCCAGGCCGCGAACTTGGTGGTCGCGACCTTTGCCCTCCACTCCGGCGTCCAGAGCTCGTACTCCACGACCTTTACGCCATTCAGCCAGTGCTCGACGTGCGGGCCTCGCGCGATGATGCGTCCGTGGTTCCACTCGCCCACGGGCTTGGTCACATCGCGCACCGGGGCGTCCAGCCCGTAGTTCGCGGCGGCCGAGGTGAGCGTGCTGCGGCCGTCGGGCGCCCCGACGTTGTCGAGAATCTGGTACTCGGGCGCGTTCTCGTAGACGACGCGCGTCCCCTCGGTGGCGCGGTAGAACACGCCGCTGTTGCCCGTCTCGCTCACCCGCCACTCGAACTCAAGCTCGAAGTCCGAGAATTGCCGACGCGTGATGATGTCGCGGCGGCTCGCGCCGCGGAGGAGCACCCCAGTGGCGTCGTCGAACGTCCAGCCGCTCGGAAGTGTGTCGGAGCGATAGCCGCGCCAGGCGTCGGCGCGCTGGAGGGAGATCCACTCGCCGGGCGCGGCCTGCGCGCGGCTCGCGCTGGGCAACAGGAAGGCGAGGACGGCGGCGAGCGCGAGAGCCGGATGAAATCGCATGGGTCGGGGGAAGAGGACGGCAATTGGGGCGAGCCGAGAGAACGTAGGCACTCAGGGGGCGAACCGTAAGGCGGAACGGGGGTCCGAAGAGGCGCCGAAGCGCATCTATTGACCCTTCCTTGCACATCGCGGGAACTTGTACCAAGATTGTCCCAGTCGTCCGCCGCGCGTTCGCGTTGCGCGCTCGCGTCGGACCGCACGTTGCGCGGTGTCCTCTGCGGTGAGGCACCGTGTCCCTTCACCCCCGCACCGGTACAGCCTGATGCCGAAGCACTTCCTTCGAGCGCCCTGGGGGCGCCGTCTCACCGCCCTCGCAGCGGTGCCACTTCTCACCTTGGCAGCGTGCTCGAGCGATGACGACGGGGTTGGCGGCAGTTCAATCGTCGAAGTCGAAATCGTCACGGTGCCGAACAACCAGACGCTGACGCAGCTGATTCCTGGCAACACGCGTCAGATGCTCGGCGTGCCGACGAACTCGAGCGGCAACTTCGTGGATCGCGCGGTGACCTGGGTGTCGTCGAACCCGGCTGCGGCGACGATCGACGCGACCGGCCTCGTCTCGGCCGTTGCGGGCGGCACGACCTGGATCCGCGCCACCGCCGGTGGCCGCACGGACTCGATCTCCGTCGCGGTGCGCTACCCGGTGGGCACCATCACGATGGCGCCGGCCAACCCGACGATGCGTCGTGAGCAGGCGCAGCAGATGACGCTGACGATCCTCGACACGCAGGGGAACCCGGTCACTGGCCGCACGATCACCTGGGCCTCGAACAACGCGGGCGTGACGGTCAACGCCACGGGCCTCGTGTCGGTCGGCGCCGCCACGGCGGATGCGCAGGTCGCCACGATCACGGCCACCGCGGCCAACGCGTCGGACGGCGGTGTCGCCGTCAACGGCACGACGAACGTGACGGTGATGGGTGATGCCGTCGTCGCCACGGTCACCATCACCGGTGGCACGGGCGTCGATGCGATCGGCTTCCGCGGCAACACCGGCACCAACACGACGCTGGTTGCCACTGCCCGCTCGGGCCTCGGCAACGTCATCGTGACGCCGATTACCTGGTCCGGCGGCAATGACGCCGTTGGCACGGTCGACGCCGGTACGGGCGCCGTGACTTTTGCCGGCGGGGTCGGCAACCTCACCGTGACGGCGAACGCCACCGGTGCTGGCGCCGACGGTGCCAACGTGCTCGGCACGGCCTCCTTCGAAGTCGCGGCCGCGCTGACCTCCGGTGCCCCGGTCACCGCGCCTGACATGGCGGGCGGCAACGGCTACAGCTACGCGTTCGACGCTGTCGGCGGTGGCTTCACCAGCTTCACGGCCGTGGCTGCCAACGGCTCGGGTGACGGCGACCTGTACGTCTTCGACCCAGGCGTGACCAACTGGACGACCACGGACGGCGGTGGCTCGAACTTCCGCTGCCGCTCCTGGAACTCCGGCAACGGCGAGAACTGCGCCATCGGTACGGCCCTGCCGGGCTGGTACCGCGTCCGCCTCTACGCCTGGACCCCGGCTGGTGTGGTGTCCGGCATGCAGCTGACGGTGACCGGCGCGCCGTAAGCGCCCTCACCCGCAGTAGTGGAAGGGCGGCGTCTCCCCCAGCGGGAGGCGCCGCCCTTTCGCTGGCGCCGCAGTCCCACGAAACACAAAACGGCCACCCGCGTGAGCGGGTGGCCGTTTGCTTGCTGCGCGATTGCCCCTCCTGGGATCGAACCAGGAACCTTCTGATCCAGAGTCAGACGCTCTGCCAGTTGAGCTAAGGGGCAGCGTTTCCCCGGACGCGTCCGGGGAACCCTGAAATTATCGGCACCTGGAGCCCGGAGCAACCCTACGAGGCCTGCGTTCGCCAGCACGAGGCACCCGGGATGCTGCCCCATCCCGCCCCACGCCTCTCAGCCGCCCTTCTTCAGCTCCTTGGCCCAGCTGTCCCTGAGCCCCACGATCCGGTTGAACACGAGGCGCCCGGCCTTGCTGTCCTCCGGCTCGCTATAGAAGTAGCCCACCCGCTCGAACTGGTAGCGCGAGCCGATGGGGTCGGCCGCCACCGTGGGTTCGACCTTGGCGTCGGGAATCACCACTAGCGATTCCGGATTCAGCGAGACCATGAAGTCCTGGCCCTCCGGTACGTCGTCCGGGTCGGGCTGGGCAAAGAGCCGGTCGTAGAGGCGCACCTCGCAGCTCAAGGCCTGCGGCGCCGAGACCCAGTGGATGGTGCCCTTCACCTTCTTGCCGGAATTGGCGCCACCGCTCTTGGTCTCTGGGTCGTAGCTGCAGCGCAGCTCGATGATCTCGCCCGCCGCGTCCTTCACGACCTCCTCGCACTTGATGATGTAGCCGAAGCGCAGCCGCACCTCGTTCCCCGGCGAGAGCCGGAAGAACTTCTTCGGCGGGTCCTCCATGAAGTCATCGCGATCGATGTACAACTCGCGCGAGAACGGGATCTGCCGGGTGCCCGTCTTGGGCACGTCGTGCGGATAGTTCTGGGCCTCGAGCATCTCACCCGGGCCCTCGGGATAGTTCGTGAGCACGACCTTGAGCGGCTTGAGCACGGCCAGCACGCGCGGCACTTCCATGTTCAAGTCGTTGCGCACCGCGTGCTCGAAGATGGCGATCTCCACCCGCGCGTCCTTTCGCGCCACGCCGATCGTCTCGGCGAAGTCGCGGATGGCCTCGGGCCGCACGCCACGGCGGCGCAGCCCGGCAATCGTCGGCATCCGCGGGTCGTCCCAGCCGTTGACCTTCGCCTCGTTCACCAGACGCAGCAGCTTGCGCTTGCTGAGCACGGTGTAATCGAGCTCGAGCCGCGCGAACTCGATCTGCGTCGGGGGATTCTTGAAGCCCGCCTCGCGCACCAGCCAATCGTAGATCTCGCGGTTGTCCTTGAACTCCAGCGTGCACAGCGAGCGCGTGATGCCCTCGATGGCGTCGCTCAGGCCGTGCGCGAAGTCGTACAGCGGGAAGATGTTCCAGCTCGTCCCGCGGCGATAATGCTCCGCCCCGCGGCGGATTCGCAGCAGCAGCGGGTCGCGCATGATCATGTTCGGGTGCGCCATGTCGATCTTGGCGCGCAGCACGCGCTCGCCGTCGGCGAACTCGCCGTCCTTCATGCGGCGCAGCAGGTCGAGGTTCTCGTCCGCGCTGCGGTCGCGCCAGGGGCTGCGCGTGCCGGCCGAGGTCACCGTGCCGCGGTTGGTGCGGATCTGCTCCTCGGTCTGGTCGTCCACATACGCCTTGCCCTTCCGCACCAGGTCCTCGGCGATGTCA
Protein-coding sequences here:
- a CDS encoding glutamine--tRNA ligase/YqeY domain fusion protein — protein: MESWTAVSAVSARRWLTFPSLSARISVTDTSPSPDAPRARDFIRELVADDVASGRFGRPPATRFPPEPNGFLHMGHAKSICLNFGIAKEFAGSCNLRFDDTNPFTEDMKYVEAIKRDVQWLGFQWDGEFYASDYFEKLYDIAEDLVRKGKAYVDDQTEEQIRTNRGTVTSAGTRSPWRDRSADENLDLLRRMKDGEFADGERVLRAKIDMAHPNMIMRDPLLLRIRRGAEHYRRGTSWNIFPLYDFAHGLSDAIEGITRSLCTLEFKDNREIYDWLVREAGFKNPPTQIEFARLELDYTVLSKRKLLRLVNEAKVNGWDDPRMPTIAGLRRRGVRPEAIRDFAETIGVARKDARVEIAIFEHAVRNDLNMEVPRVLAVLKPLKVVLTNYPEGPGEMLEAQNYPHDVPKTGTRQIPFSRELYIDRDDFMEDPPKKFFRLSPGNEVRLRFGYIIKCEEVVKDAAGEIIELRCSYDPETKSGGANSGKKVKGTIHWVSAPQALSCEVRLYDRLFAQPDPDDVPEGQDFMVSLNPESLVVIPDAKVEPTVAADPIGSRYQFERVGYFYSEPEDSKAGRLVFNRIVGLRDSWAKELKKGG
- a CDS encoding Ig-like domain-containing protein, which produces MPLLTLAACSSDDDGVGGSSIVEVEIVTVPNNQTLTQLIPGNTRQMLGVPTNSSGNFVDRAVTWVSSNPAAATIDATGLVSAVAGGTTWIRATAGGRTDSISVAVRYPVGTITMAPANPTMRREQAQQMTLTILDTQGNPVTGRTITWASNNAGVTVNATGLVSVGAATADAQVATITATAANASDGGVAVNGTTNVTVMGDAVVATVTITGGTGVDAIGFRGNTGTNTTLVATARSGLGNVIVTPITWSGGNDAVGTVDAGTGAVTFAGGVGNLTVTANATGAGADGANVLGTASFEVAAALTSGAPVTAPDMAGGNGYSYAFDAVGGGFTSFTAVAANGSGDGDLYVFDPGVTNWTTTDGGGSNFRCRSWNSGNGENCAIGTALPGWYRVRLYAWTPAGVVSGMQLTVTGAP